A portion of the Moraxella ovis genome contains these proteins:
- a CDS encoding esterase/lipase family protein, which yields MSKPFTLLIHGLHMSGLYMYPLAKKLSQAGYQTHAPSYHSLTKSISDHSQILNDWLIQNHPNDRPLNLVGHSLGGLVMRHFLANFGEDWQVHRCVTLGTPHQGSICANYANRLFPPLVQKAYPLALDGSCAPLPDDIELGVIAGNRPIGLGMPILSYHNRRHRLDANARQHDGTVYLSETYLPSAKDYLILPVSHTGLITDRATASQVIHFLEFGKFLKKSI from the coding sequence ATGAGTAAGCCATTCACCCTGCTGATTCACGGGCTGCACATGAGTGGTCTGTATATGTATCCGTTGGCAAAAAAACTCTCTCAAGCAGGCTATCAGACTCACGCGCCTAGCTATCACAGTCTAACCAAATCCATCTCTGACCACAGTCAGATACTGAACGACTGGCTAATACAAAACCACCCAAATGATCGACCACTGAATCTGGTCGGGCACAGTCTGGGTGGCTTGGTGATGCGTCATTTTTTGGCGAATTTTGGTGAGGATTGGCAGGTTCACCGCTGCGTCACACTAGGTACACCGCATCAAGGAAGCATCTGTGCCAATTATGCCAATCGACTCTTTCCGCCTTTGGTTCAAAAAGCCTACCCCTTGGCACTCGATGGCAGCTGTGCACCACTGCCTGATGACATCGAGCTAGGTGTTATCGCTGGCAACCGCCCGATCGGGCTTGGCATGCCAATTTTATCTTATCACAACAGAAGACATCGCCTAGATGCCAATGCCAGACAGCATGACGGTACTGTCTATTTGTCTGAGACCTACCTGCCATCTGCTAAGGATTATCTAATTCTACCTGTGTCGCACACAGGGCTGATCACAGACAGAGCGACCGCGAGCCAAGTGATACATTTTCTAGAATTTGGTAAATTCTTAAAAAAATCCATTTAA
- a CDS encoding WG repeat-containing protein — translation MSGVLVTSAWVCDRPPLGDYDWVGCIEDGVSISYQGVKHGLVDVIGDVMIAPEYRKIHRLGKDEFGVSNGEKEGVIDRLGRVILPMEYDHLLPHDDSYYEIIKDGKYGMMHHG, via the coding sequence ATGTCTGGTGTGCTGGTGACGTCGGCATGGGTTTGTGATAGACCGCCCTTGGGGGATTATGACTGGGTGGGCTGTATTGAAGATGGTGTTTCGATATCTTATCAAGGCGTGAAACATGGCTTGGTAGATGTCATAGGTGATGTGATGATCGCACCAGAGTATCGTAAGATCCATCGGCTGGGCAAGGATGAGTTTGGCGTGTCAAATGGTGAGAAAGAGGGTGTGATAGATCGTCTAGGTCGTGTTATTTTGCCGATGGAGTATGATCATCTATTGCCGCATGATGATTCTTATTATGAAATCATAAAAGACGGCAAGTATGGAATGATGCATCATGGATAG
- the truA gene encoding tRNA pseudouridine(38-40) synthase TruA has translation MNDLSIQTYAIGVEFIGTNYRGWQRQQEVDSIQARLESALSTIANEPIEVIAAGRTDAGVHAGNMIAHFTTAAKRTEYNWMRGANTLLPDDIALRWITPMPSDFHARFGAIARRYRYVTLNQPYRPAILRHQVTHVFELLDNDKMIRASSLLVGTHDFSSFRAAACQSNQPVRNVSHANLFQHGAYLVLDIQADGFLHHMVRNIMGTLFAIGKGELEIDDITRLIEAKDRTLAPPTASADGLYFINAYYPDRFQTLLPNVPLTPLWLGLPD, from the coding sequence ATGAACGACCTAAGCATACAAACCTACGCCATCGGTGTTGAATTTATTGGTACAAATTATCGAGGCTGGCAGCGACAGCAGGAAGTTGATAGCATTCAGGCACGCCTTGAGTCTGCGCTATCCACCATCGCTAACGAGCCCATCGAGGTGATCGCTGCAGGGCGCACTGATGCAGGGGTGCATGCGGGCAATATGATCGCGCATTTTACCACCGCCGCCAAGCGCACAGAATATAACTGGATGCGCGGCGCAAACACCCTGCTGCCAGACGACATTGCCCTGCGCTGGATTACGCCGATGCCCTCTGATTTTCATGCGCGCTTTGGGGCGATTGCGCGTCGTTATCGTTATGTCACACTAAATCAGCCCTATCGCCCTGCCATCCTACGCCATCAAGTAACGCATGTCTTTGAGCTACTCGATAACGATAAGATGATACGAGCAAGCTCCCTTTTGGTCGGTACACATGATTTTAGTAGCTTTCGTGCAGCGGCTTGCCAGTCTAATCAGCCTGTACGCAATGTCTCACACGCCAATCTGTTTCAGCATGGGGCGTATCTGGTGCTAGACATTCAGGCGGATGGTTTTTTGCATCACATGGTGCGTAACATCATGGGCACGCTGTTCGCCATCGGCAAAGGCGAGCTTGAGATTGATGACATCACAAGGCTTATCGAAGCCAAAGATCGCACATTAGCACCACCAACCGCGTCTGCAGACGGTCTATATTTTATTAACGCATATTATCCCGATCGGTTTCAGACTCTGCTGCCAAACGTACCTCTAACCCCGCTTTGGCTTGGGCTGCCCGATTAA
- the infA gene encoding translation initiation factor IF-1, with protein sequence MAKKDDIIEFEGEVIDTLPNTLFKVRLDNGHEIIAHISGKMRKHYIRILTGDKVKVEMTPYDLSKGRITYRGK encoded by the coding sequence ATGGCAAAAAAAGACGACATCATTGAATTTGAAGGCGAAGTCATTGACACGCTACCAAATACCCTATTTAAAGTCCGCCTTGACAACGGACATGAAATCATCGCACACATCTCGGGCAAAATGCGCAAGCATTACATCCGTATCCTAACAGGTGACAAAGTCAAGGTTGAGATGACCCCTTATGATTTGTCAAAAGGTCGCATCACCTACCGTGGCAAATAA
- a CDS encoding asparaginase domain-containing protein, with translation MTDITHIIYAGGTFGSHGTPLSPLPAYVFLPTLKLTLAERLPNITTDILPNALIKDSSTLTPADFVTLYGTILKAYGAGARRFVLITGTDSLSFLAAFLANAFEGSDISLVITGSMQPLFIAESPSHTINDDSDAWVNLRDAIIATTEHKGVAVQFYHKLMNAKDTQKINSQHHDAFMGELASKQNTDQTECFDAKDALGNLPILTDNAKNTQITAIYCLPNDVANLEHQLSQLSEHTRAVILIGFGAGNVPSSDKLITELQRLLAKQIPVICTTMCTFGGTSADYAAGAWQYQYGVCSSSLGIAGIYGQTLWQILQPNS, from the coding sequence ATGACAGACATCACCCACATCATCTATGCAGGCGGAACATTCGGTAGTCATGGTACGCCATTATCACCCTTACCTGCCTATGTTTTTTTACCGACATTAAAACTAACATTGGCAGAACGATTGCCAAACATCACAACTGATATTCTCCCTAATGCCCTTATTAAGGACAGCAGCACCCTAACTCCTGCCGACTTTGTGACCTTGTACGGTACGATTTTGAAGGCTTATGGAGCAGGCGCGAGGCGTTTTGTACTTATTACAGGAACTGACAGCTTAAGCTTTTTGGCGGCATTTTTGGCGAATGCCTTTGAAGGTAGTGACATCAGCCTTGTAATTACAGGCAGTATGCAGCCATTATTCATCGCTGAAAGTCCCAGTCATACCATCAATGATGACAGCGATGCATGGGTTAATCTTCGTGATGCCATCATTGCTACGACCGAACATAAAGGCGTGGCGGTGCAGTTTTATCACAAACTTATGAATGCCAAAGACACCCAAAAAATCAACAGCCAACATCATGATGCCTTCATGGGCGAGTTAGCATCAAAACAAAATACCGACCAGACGGAATGTTTTGATGCTAAAGACGCATTGGGTAATTTACCCATCCTGACGGACAACGCCAAAAACACTCAAATCACTGCCATTTATTGCCTACCTAATGATGTGGCGAACCTTGAACATCAGCTCAGTCAGTTAAGTGAGCATACTCGAGCGGTCATCTTAATTGGGTTTGGTGCGGGCAATGTACCATCATCTGACAAGCTCATCACCGAGCTTCAGCGACTACTAGCCAAGCAAATCCCCGTTATCTGCACTACCATGTGTACTTTTGGCGGTACCAGCGCAGATTATGCGGCAGGCGCTTGGCAGTACCAGTATGGCGTATGCTCAAGCTCGCTTGGGATCGCTGGCATCTACGGACAAACTCTTTGGCAAATCCTACAACCAAACTCATAA
- a CDS encoding WG repeat-containing protein, translating into MQLLDANLQVVDQFEDADRSYHDYLPFKRGGRWGVIDKSRKQIIAFMYDEIFIGDEGLFPVEQDGRWGVVDIHNQIVADFDYDFIFGFNDGVAVIKKDDRYGYINTDGKLLMQFNHSLRHGFYHGLAEVVVYGRDANGDEMALYGVTDKSGKLIIPPKYHGISMSYFDAGKGIGIEINKKHGMLNRSGEPMIDVLYDKPFFFH; encoded by the coding sequence GTGCAACTGTTAGATGCTAATCTTCAGGTTGTTGATCAATTCGAGGATGCCGACCGTTCCTATCATGACTATTTGCCATTTAAAAGAGGTGGTCGTTGGGGTGTGATCGATAAATCCAGAAAGCAAATCATTGCTTTCATGTATGATGAAATTTTCATAGGAGATGAAGGACTTTTCCCTGTAGAGCAAGATGGTAGATGGGGAGTGGTGGATATCCATAATCAAATCGTGGCAGATTTTGACTATGATTTTATTTTTGGGTTTAATGATGGTGTTGCGGTGATTAAAAAAGATGATCGTTATGGCTACATCAACACAGATGGCAAGCTTCTGATGCAGTTTAACCACAGTCTTAGGCATGGATTTTATCATGGGCTAGCAGAAGTTGTCGTGTATGGTCGGGATGCGAATGGCGATGAGATGGCTTTATATGGGGTAACTGATAAGTCGGGCAAGCTGATCATACCGCCGAAATATCACGGTATTTCTATGTCTTATTTTGATGCCGGTAAGGGCATTGGGATTGAAATTAATAAAAAGCACGGAATGCTTAACCGCTCAGGAGAGCCGATGATTGACGTGCTGTATGATAAGCCATTTTTCTTTCATTAA
- a CDS encoding WG repeat-containing protein — protein sequence MIIQPKYGLLSDVNGLIVAMERRAEGRYGNCGLIDHHDREILPFEYDKIFGFGEYFVVGKGD from the coding sequence ATGATTATTCAGCCTAAATATGGTTTGCTAAGTGATGTCAATGGGCTGATTGTCGCGATGGAGCGGCGCGCTGAAGGCAGGTATGGTAATTGTGGGCTGATTGACCATCATGATCGTGAGATTCTTCCCTTTGAATATGATAAGATTTTCGGGTTTGGTGAGTATTTTGTGGTTGGCAAGGGTGATTAG